One Cydia pomonella isolate Wapato2018A unplaced genomic scaffold, ilCydPomo1 PGA_scaffold_143, whole genome shotgun sequence genomic window carries:
- the LOC133533251 gene encoding F-box/LRR-repeat protein 2-like, whose translation MSYPSLLSFTEEVRQCLKELQLKRVMFIDCKIVTDEYVSEFLKSDSIEELVVTRSLSVEGDCLSCLSQKKENNLKSLRLVGCGLENLDPAVAKHLTNLRTLDLSNNSLELLQYLPPLLDKMCNLENLFLNCYPNAGLGEGFVECLGRLGRLKHLSMCWNDNVSDAWLEAVARGCPGLQTLDIETKTSGYRLDRAMVTAAGILALCRAAPGLEHLGVAGNGDVTDATVAAVAAACPKLESVDLRGCAQIAQNIDILTALAAPQRRAGPLRLRLARTAANTYQTQATQGLIFDFVDAPRLFRLV comes from the exons atgtcctacccatcactactGTCGTTTACCGAGGAGGTCCGGCAATGCTTGAAGGAGTTGCAGTTGAAACGTGTCATGTTCATTGATTGCAAGATC gtcaCCGATGAATATGTCAGCGAATTTCTTAAGAGCGACTCCATTGAAGAACTAGTAGTCACCCGTAGTCTATCAGTGGAAGGAGATTGTTTGTCCTGTCTGAGCCAGAAGAAGGAAAATAACTTAAAATCCCTTCGTCTAGTCGGTTGCGGGTTGGAGAACTTGGACCCCGCCGTCGCTAAACACCTGACCAATCTTAGAACACTCGACCTAAGCAACAACTCTTTAGAGTTACTACAATATTTACCCCCCTTGCTGGACAAGATGTGTAATttggaaaatttatttttgaattgcTATCCTAACGCTGGCTTGGGCGAGGGATTTGTGGAGTGCCTCGGTCGGCTCGGCCGGCTGAAGCACCTCAGTATGTGTTGGAACGATAACGTGAGCGACGCGTGGCTGGAGGCGGTGGCGCGAGGATGCCCGGGGCTGCAAACTTTGGACATCGAGACAAAAA CTTCCGGATACCGCTTGGACCGCGCCATGGTGACGGCGGCGGGCATACTCGCGCTGTGCCGCGCCGCGCCCGGCCTCGAGCACCTCGGCGTCGCCGGCAACGGGGACGTCACGGATGCCACGGTGGCCGCCGTGGCAGCCGCCTGCCCCAAACTCGAG TCTGTGGACTTGCGCGGCTGTGCGCAGATAGCGCAGAACATCGACATTTTGACGGCGCTGGCGGCGCCACAGCGCCGGGCGGGGCCGCTGCGGCTGCGGCTCGCGCGCACCGCCGCCAACACATACCAG acACAGGCAACACAAGGACTGATTTTTGACTTCGTAGACGCTCCGAGATTGTTCAGATTAGTGTAA